CCACACTTATCGATACACTCACACTTTGCTTATGCCAAAAAAACAAGGCTTCTGCCAATTAAATGGTGGAAGCCTTGTTTTCGTTCTTAGATCATATGCTTGATTTTTGCATCTTCTTTTAGCTTTTCAACTTTTGCCTGCAGTTGTTGCTGCTGTTTCTGCTGTTTTAATTGTCCCTTAATTTGATCTTTTACTTCTTCTAATTTAGGAATAGTTTTGGCATCTTTACTTTGCTCTTTTAGTTTGCTGTAATATTCCTTCACTTCTTTATCCGTAATTTCTTCAGCCTTAATCTCCTGTTTCATATACTTTTGAAGTGTTAATTCAAATGCTAATTGGTCTTTATACGTCGCTTCTGTTAAATGATATTGATCCAGCACGGCCTTGAACTGATCAGCATTTTTTTCTTTAATTGTTTTAAATTGCTTTTGAACCTCTTTGTCAGTTACTTCAATGCCTTGTTCCTTTGCTTCTTGTTTTAGAAGCTCCTGTTCGACAATTACATTCAATGCTTGTTTCTTAACGTTTTCCAAGTCACTTACATCTTGTCCATATTGATTCATCAACGTTTTTGTTTGTGCGTAGGAAGCGTTGTATTCTTTTCCTGTTATTTCTTCACCATTTATTTTAGAGACAACTTTGTCGCTGTCCACTTTTTCTTTATCAGTGATTTTGACGTCCTTGGTTGCGGGTTGAGCTGTTTCCTCAGACTTCTTGTCATCATTACTTTTACTATTATCACTTGCAGAATCATCACCACATGCAGCTAAAATTGTTGCTATACCTAACACTAAAACCAACATGATAACTTTTTTCATAGACTGATTCCCTCACTTCTTAACTTTGTCCTTACATTCAACCACATTATCGCTAGTAATTGCAAGTACTATCCATCCGCCTAAAACCGTGCAGTGCTAGGGTGGCAGGCAATCGAAAAGGTTTTTTACACTTTAGAGTCATTTGCATGCTTGTTTCCCTCAATTTTGCCACAAAAGTAGTTTTTCGCCCCAGATGTAGAAAAAATCAGCCTCACGATTGAGCAAAATTCATGCCACTAGCCGATTCGATAGATATGGTTCCCTCCTATACTAAGATTATGACGAGAAACGGAGGGAATTAGATGCTAAATTTATATGAACTCGAAATGCTGTTTGATAGACTGCGTGTTAAGTAAAGTAACGTAAACACATCACCATCAAACCTTCAACTTTCATTCTTCCTGTAAGAAGCTACCATGAAAACGGCATGGTAGCTTCTTTTTAATCCGATTCGACTTCGCAGCCGTCACCGGTACAATATGTGGTTTTCGACTTTTTAGGATTTAATGATTGTAACGTTGGTTCCTTGCTTTCCTCTTCAAAGACCTTTTCCAGTACTTCTGCAAACACTTCTGGTGGCTGCGCGCCAGACACAGCATATTTTTCGTTAAAAACGAAAAAAGGCACTCCTTGAACACCAATTTCCTGTGCCTCGGTTTCATCACCCTTGACCGCTTTTGCATATTTATTTGATTCCAGAACATCTCTCGCAGCATTCAGATCAAGTCCGACTTCACTTGCAAGCTTACATAGTGTAGCAAAATCAGCAAGGTGCAATGACTCTGTAAAATATGCATGCAATAGCCGTTCGGTCATCTCTTTCCCTTTGCCCTGTACTTCAGCAAACTTAGCGAGACGATGGGCATCGAAT
This Virgibacillus phasianinus DNA region includes the following protein-coding sequences:
- a CDS encoding SurA N-terminal domain-containing protein; its protein translation is MKKVIMLVLVLGIATILAACGDDSASDNSKSNDDKKSEETAQPATKDVKITDKEKVDSDKVVSKINGEEITGKEYNASYAQTKTLMNQYGQDVSDLENVKKQALNVIVEQELLKQEAKEQGIEVTDKEVQKQFKTIKEKNADQFKAVLDQYHLTEATYKDQLAFELTLQKYMKQEIKAEEITDKEVKEYYSKLKEQSKDAKTIPKLEEVKDQIKGQLKQQKQQQQLQAKVEKLKEDAKIKHMI
- a CDS encoding DsbA family oxidoreductase encodes the protein MKIDVYSDFVCPFCYIGKRRLEIALEQFSNKDKVAITYKSYELDPNAEKNPDKNIHELLAGKYNMSVEKAKQSNENLAKQAEEVGLTYHFDTMKHTNTFDAHRLAKFAEVQGKGKEMTERLLHAYFTESLHLADFATLCKLASEVGLDLNAARDVLESNKYAKAVKGDETEAQEIGVQGVPFFVFNEKYAVSGAQPPEVFAEVLEKVFEEESKEPTLQSLNPKKSKTTYCTGDGCEVESD